A stretch of Corynebacterium timonense DNA encodes these proteins:
- a CDS encoding transcriptional regulator → MIDPVIHPLNRLKICAALRAGGATEGTTRREMKFSRLREVTDLSDATLSKQLTALEQHGYISRFREYGSSRAKDSVWVTLTRAGERALEGHLAALDKLAEPTSQADDAPGA, encoded by the coding sequence TTGATCGATCCCGTCATTCACCCGCTCAACCGCCTGAAAATATGCGCGGCCTTGCGCGCCGGGGGCGCGACCGAGGGGACCACTCGCCGCGAGATGAAGTTCTCGCGCCTGCGCGAGGTCACCGACCTGTCTGATGCCACACTGTCAAAACAGCTCACGGCGCTAGAACAGCACGGATACATTTCTCGCTTCCGCGAGTACGGTTCCAGCCGGGCGAAGGACTCCGTGTGGGTGACGCTGACCCGCGCTGGCGAGAGGGCCCTCGAGGGCCACCTCGCCGCGCTCGACAAGCTCGCAGAGCCAACGAGCCAGGCCGACGACGCCCCCGGCGCTTAA
- a CDS encoding ABC transporter ATP-binding protein, whose amino-acid sequence MAISTTDLVVRYGRTKIIDGMTFGPLRSGAITGLIGPNGAGKSTLVKTLAGINKPSGGSTDIVVDGRTLTGTERVRNVGYVPQDMLSRATLTAFESIMVSARRRGEGTSAALEKSAAVMHRLGITRLSDRMISDMSGGQRQLVAVAQMLVREPRIMLLDEPTSALDLRHQVELLQIIQDEVRGSNRQALVALHDLNLAARFCDELLVVKDGQAIAQGSPADVLTPELLERVYGISARIINDAGVPIVCPVLRLPRRDNPTDVHPEIPVDSGASLP is encoded by the coding sequence ATGGCGATCAGCACGACAGACCTCGTTGTCCGTTACGGGCGCACCAAAATCATCGACGGCATGACGTTCGGCCCGCTGCGCAGCGGTGCCATCACCGGCCTCATCGGCCCGAACGGCGCCGGCAAGTCGACGCTGGTGAAGACACTCGCCGGCATTAACAAACCCTCTGGCGGCAGCACCGACATCGTCGTTGACGGCCGCACCCTCACCGGCACAGAGCGCGTGCGCAACGTCGGCTACGTGCCGCAAGACATGCTTTCGCGGGCGACACTCACGGCCTTCGAGTCCATCATGGTCTCCGCCCGCCGCCGCGGCGAAGGCACCAGCGCCGCGCTGGAAAAGTCCGCGGCGGTCATGCACCGCCTCGGCATTACGCGCCTGTCGGACCGGATGATCTCCGACATGTCCGGCGGCCAGCGCCAGCTCGTCGCCGTCGCCCAGATGCTCGTGCGCGAGCCGCGCATCATGCTTCTCGACGAACCCACCTCCGCCCTCGACCTGCGCCACCAAGTGGAGCTTTTGCAGATCATCCAGGACGAGGTCCGCGGCAGTAACCGGCAGGCTTTGGTGGCCCTGCACGATCTCAACCTCGCCGCGCGTTTCTGCGACGAGCTGCTCGTGGTCAAGGACGGCCAGGCGATCGCGCAGGGAAGCCCCGCCGACGTGCTCACCCCTGAGCTACTCGAGCGGGTCTACGGGATCAGCGCCCGCATCATCAACGACGCCGGTGTGCCCATCGTTTGCCCGGTGCTGCGCTTGCCGCGACGCGACAACCCCACGGACGTGCATCCGGAGATCCCCGTCGACTCCGGGGCCAGCCTGCCTTAA